DNA sequence from the Malus domestica chromosome 06, GDT2T_hap1 genome:
TGATAAACAATTTGATTGAAGAGGAACTGAAAAATGAGTAATACCTCAGATGCTCTTCTTTGAACTGCGGCTTGTAAGCATTGGATTACATGCTGTTGTTCGGGTTCAGAGCTAATTGGGGTTCCATCAGTGTGCCTAATGTAAAATTCCTGAAACAtaattcaaccacaaaacacaagCAATCTCATGCTTCAATATAATAATAACAAACATGCAATAAACCAGATTATTAGGAAAATAAGTACATACCATGTATCCTCTGTCCCCTGATGTATTAATAGTGGCATGAAAAACCACGTAGTCCATGTCTGTCAACGTGCAAACAACATCGAACAAAAGCTTTGCCCTATCTTTGCACTGAATATTCACTATGGAATAACCCCTTTCAGCCCAATTCTGCACCGTTATGACCGGAGAATTGGTGCAATGCTGTAAAACGGGCTTTCTGTCATAATCACGATCTACAAACATCATTTGATGCAGTCTTCTTTCAGTGTGTGTAACTGCCATTGAAACAGAGGTTTTCGCACTTCGAATATCATTGTCCCCTTTAAGGACATTCCTTAACCGCGCTTCAATCCTATCAATTTTCTGTGAGTCCTCAATCGGGCAACCAGAATCACAATCCTTAACATAAATCAATGAAGCAATTCGGCCATTGTGCGTCCACACCTTGGACTCAACCACATTGCATTGCAGGTCAGCTAGCACCGCAAACACCTCGGAAAGAAGGCCTACTCGGTCTGTCCCGGTGAGCTCAAGGGCCGTAAGACCGTTACTACAGTTGGATGAACCAAAATGAATTGTCCCAAGTGACTGCCAAACACAAGAAATTAAACAATTTCAGTTTCAATTGAAAATGAATCTCACTAGTAAAAAAAGGGGATTAAACTAGAATTAAATGAATGATTTATTAACCTGCTCAATATAGTTAATAACGCTCTCGTCTGTTAATTTATTCCCGTTCTGATCAGTTACATGAAAAACTGCAGTAAAAACAGAAACCatattaagaaaaataattcaaaaataaataccaaaaaacaaaacgaaaaggAAAAAATTGAAGATATTCGTACCATCCATGAACCAGCGACCATCAGAAGAAATGTAAGCTTTTTTAATGGAGAGGTTAAGATCCGTGAGGACCTGAACAGCCTCCAGAAGAATTCCATGCCTTCTCGCACTGTCAACCTGCggacccaaaaacaaaaaaaaccccatTAGTCAAACTTTGTGGAAGAATTCAAACCTTCTTTTGGGGTTTTTGGAAGGAAGAAATTACAAAATTATGTTTTTTCGGAGAAGCAAACCTTGACTAAAGTCGCAGTGGAGCAGACGGCATTGTCGATCACGACCCTACAAACCGAAAGTGTGAAAAATGGTCAAGTCAGAGAAGCACCACCGCCATACCTTTTTCATTtaattgttttctatttttatttccccgagtttttaaatttcaaagtgAGGAAGCATCAAGTATGTAcgagaaattgtaagaaaaacccagaaaattcaaaaaaaaaattaaaataaaaccatGGAATTTAGGAGAGAAAATAAATGTGGAGTGAAAAATGGGTCAGATGGGAAAAATCGAGAAGAgatttggatcgttgaaaattCTCTCGAGAAAATTCGAGATCACAGCGGTAATGAAAATTTTTGAAAGCCAGAAAATCCATAATacccaaaataaaaaaggataaaaacatccaaacccagaaaccaaaaGACCCAAAATGTTGAATGAGTGGTGAAAATTTTCTCGAGAAAATTGGAGATCACAGTGGCGATGGACCGGAAACATAGAataaaacccagaaaaacccaATGTTTGAAGAAATGATGTAAGTACCTGGGAGTGTTCATCCGGAAGACAAGCTTCTCATATTCGCCGAGGCAAGCAGTCCACTCCATCGCTCTGATTTCGTCGAGACAGAGGGAAGCAACTCTTGTTGTCCTttaaagggaaagaaaaatcTCAGAGATTCTGTGCGTGTTTTAGCGACGAATGTATCGATGAAACAGTAAGCGAGTAACCACAAACTTCTCCGCCATATGAAACAAATTCAAATGCCAGATGCCTTCAGACTCTTGCTTCTTCGGCCAAATCGCCgtgaattctctctctctctctcactttttaTTTCGCAGCGGAAAGCACGCCTTGTTCTCAACACGCTGCCTCCACGACGCTCTCTCtctatataaatttatatttatttacaaACCAGTCCATCAATTTTTTTGTACTTTTATTATTGTTCTAATTTGATCATTAGTC
Encoded proteins:
- the LOC103409499 gene encoding ACT domain-containing protein ACR8-like; protein product: MEWTACLGEYEKLVFRMNTPRVVIDNAVCSTATLVKVDSARRHGILLEAVQVLTDLNLSIKKAYISSDGRWFMDVFHVTDQNGNKLTDESVINYIEQSLGTIHFGSSNCSNGLTALELTGTDRVGLLSEVFAVLADLQCNVVESKVWTHNGRIASLIYVKDCDSGCPIEDSQKIDRIEARLRNVLKGDNDIRSAKTSVSMAVTHTERRLHQMMFVDRDYDRKPVLQHCTNSPVITVQNWAERGYSIVNIQCKDRAKLLFDVVCTLTDMDYVVFHATINTSGDRGYMEFYIRHTDGTPISSEPEQQHVIQCLQAAVQRRASEGVRLELCTEDRQGLLAYVTRTFRENGLNVTRAEISTTTDKALNVFYVTDAMGNLADAKTIESVRQKIGLSNLKVKELPLIYHQKREREEQQGVGGAVLLSLGSLVRRNLYNLGLIGSHS